The DNA window ACTCTCATTTACCCTCCCAGCCACctgaaggggtggggaaggggagccaTCTCCTCTGTTTCAGAGGGAGGCTCAGAAAGGGagagtgacttatctaaggtcacacagcatgtCAAGGACTAGAATCCAGTAGTCCTCGATTGCCCAGGTTTAGGGCTATTACAAATCTGTGTTAACTCTCTGGGGGAGACTAGGGGACCAGCTGGGGAAACAATACCACAGGCCCCTCCCAACACCCTAGGTCCTGATGATAAACTCACCCACATCCCCAGGGCCCTTCCCAATCTCAACCCCATTTGCAAGCCTCAACCTGGACCCAAACTATCTTCTCTCCTACAAGCGAAGTTCTCTCTCAGGCAGAATCGACTTAAACACCCCTGGAGAAATGCCATCCCACTGTTTTACCACTGAATACAGATTCGGAGGGTTCAGTGTATTAAATGGTCTACCCCCTTGGTAGGTGAGACAGCATATATGTGGGGACACAGGAtgacttctctctccctctctctgtgccCCCCAGCTCTGAGAGCCAGCATCCTAGCCCTTACATTATTATTAGTGTCATTTTTCAtcgttgttattgttatttctaaAAAACTGACAGTGATGAGCTCCGGTGACAAGAGGTAGAAATCCGGCCAGGGAGCCGGCAAAAATGGGGAGAGGCTGAGGCTGCAGTGGGGAAAGAGGGCCAgccagagggaggaggggagctcCCAAACAAACCTCCATCCCAAGGGGAGGTTGGGGACAAatctagggagggagggagtgaaggaaggatCCCCATACTTATCTCAATTCCTAGTTTTGCTTGTCTGGGATTGGTAGAAGGAGCTAAGTAACCAGAGGGGCGAAGACAGCAGGGAGAATCTGGGCAAATCAAGCCTGTGCCCTGCCCTGTTTGCCCTTTTCCTTGTTGGGGAGGAGAGGTGGACACACTCTGCCCCATGGTTTGGCCTCCTGGGGGTGGGCCCAGCCACTCTGGGGAGGTTGTCCCATCCATCATCCACGCCCTGCAGGGGACACAGATGTCCCAATTGTAGAAGGGCAAagggatgaagaaattgatgccATGGGAAACCTgatcttgtttttgccttttttggttcCAAAATGTCtattaattaaaagtaaaatattcaAACCAAAGGTTGATCTGGCTCTGGGGGTTGGAGGATCAGGGAAGGGAGTACCTGACAGGTACCAGGCCATCAAGTTAAGGCTGGAAGGTAGGTGAGTTGTGTCTCTGGAGGCTGCTGGGTGGGAAAAGTCTacctggagagggaagggagggggcagcttcACATTTGGAGGTTCTGCCCCTTTCCCCTCTTGCTGACCTGGGACTCCAACCCCATGACCCTAGTCCCAGGGAAGCCACCTGTGTTTCTCTGCCCTTTAACCCCTCTGGTGCTGTGCTGAACAGGCCTTTGGGATGaccacacagacatacacagacctgaggcagggagatggAAGAAGTGAGAGGCCTATGGAAAAGGAGAGTTCAGGGGATTGggaaatggatggatagagagtAGACATCTCCatagaaggaaggagggacagacagacagaaatggaGTGGGAAGGCTTTGGACAGGGATGGATTCTCAAGATGTGACAGCCTTAAGCCAAGGTGGCACAGACTCACCAAGGGTGGATTCCCCTACAACCCTGGACCCCAATCCCAGAGGGCAGCAGAATCTGGGAGGGGGAATGTGTAGAGGCTACATTGCTGAGTGTGGCTGTCTCAGGAAGACACATGTTAGGGTGGGGAGGGACTAAGGACTGGGGTTCCCATAGGGGCAGAGTTATGAAACCCTTCCCTTACCCCCCCACTCACACCAGGGTAGGACAGAGTAGTTGGGGCTGGGGGGAaagtgtaagtgtgtgtgtttgagtgtcAGGCCTGTGCTGGGCTGTAGGTTCTAATCCCCCCCTCATCCTCATGAGCACCCTTCCAGCTCCCTCTGAGGACCCTCTCCCCACGCCCAACAGGGGCCCTAGCCTTCAGTCCCCAATTGACTACTTTGGAGAGGGAGAGCCGGGCAAGCCCAATGCCCCACCCTGCCACCCTCGGCGGCTCTGTTCCCCATCTCCGCCTCCGCTTCCCCCCAGCCAGGGGCAGCAACCTTGGCGCAGCTCCCCGGCCCCGAGGGCAAGGAGGGGGGGCAGGTCACATGATGGTGCAGCGGTTTCGGCGCAGAGCCCCCTGGAAGCGCAGGGCTGCGTGCACGTGTTTGCAGCGGGCGCATCCCACACTCTTGAGCAGCTCGCTGAACAGCAGGAGGATGTGCCAGTTGTATTTGGCCGAACACTCCACGTAGCCGCACTTCCACGTCTTCCGGACCAGGTGTGACACATTCCAGCGCGGGATGACGCGCCCCCTCTGCAAGTCCCGCTTGTTCCCCACGATGATGATGGGCGTCTCCGAGGTGCCGATCACCCTGGGCGCCCCAGCACGGGGTGGGAGACAAGgagggtaggaaggaagaaatggggggaagggcagagtccATGGCAGAAGGGAGTGGGGAGCAGAGGCgaggtaggggaaggggaaggggaaagaaagaagggaagggcaggCATAGGAGACTTGATCTAATCTTCTTCACCATGTGCCCCCCATTCCTCCTCTGAGGAGCCTCAACCACAATCTgggccccacccccaccatccttgaaaataaaataaaataaagcaggcCAGGAGTATATGGGGATCAGGAAACAGATTTCATGtcttctccccttcctgtgggagggTTGGTTGGGCTTTGGAAATGAGGAGTGGGGAAAGGGGTGACCATCAAGGACTAGTTCACCAAGTTAGGGCTGAAAGGTAGGTTAGCTGGGTCCCTAGAAGCTAGTGGGTGGGAGAAATGCCCTCAGCCTCATGCAACCCACCATGGACCTTGTTACCACCTACCATCCTCCCTGGTACTCATGGGAGAGTGGATAGCATTGTTAGAAGAAGTCCTCCCCTTTACACCTATGCTGGGGGGATGAGAAGGCTCTGGCTTTACCCTTCAGGGGAACACATTAAAGGGCTGGAGTCACCCTAGAGAAGTGTTGGAATTTGGGATGGGAGGGTTCAGTggtcttgtgtgtgtatgtgtgtatgtgtgtgtctcacCTCGTCTCCAGGATCTGCTGGCGGATGGTCTTTACGTATTCGAAACTGTCAAAGCAGCAGATGTCGTAGACCAAGATGTAGGCATGGACACTCCGGAGTCCCCTGCAGCAGGCATCTGCCCACTCCTGTAACAGCCCCACACCCAGAGCCATCATGAGCTTAGACAGTGAATCGCTTCACTTTCCATCCCCAATGCACCCTTTATTTACTGGTGAGGATACCCGCCCCTGGGCCAAACAGGCTGGCCCAACCCCAGGCTGTAAGCTCAGGCCACTACAGCTCCTTCCAAGGACAGCTCCATCCCTGAAGAAACTTTCTTTAGGGAGAACGTAGACCTGGCACCAATGAAGCTGAGACTTGACGAGGATAGTGTAGATGCAGtagaaagaactttttttttttttgcaggacaatgaaggttaagtgacttgcccagggtcacacacctagtaagtgtcaagtgtctgaggctggatttgaactcaggtcctcctgaatccagggccggtgctttatccactgtaccacctagctgcccgaaagaACTTATAAGACCTCTTCCTTCCAATTCTATATTGGTGAGTTTATGGACCCCACACTGGAAGTCCGGACACTTGGATTCACAGACTCACAGGATTTAAGGCTGGTAGCCCCCACTCTATCATTTCACtaaatgtttttgttcagtcatgtctgactctttgggaccccatttcagtttgttgggggtttgggggcaaagatactggagtagtttgccatttccttctttagctctttttacagatgagaaaactggggcagacaggattaaacaacttgctcagggtcacacagctagtaagtgtctgaggctggatttgatcttaggtcttcctgactccaggaccagtactctatccactgtaccatctagttctCCAATACTAAATACTCAAATACAAATGGATACTAATCATCTGTTTTGATGCTCTAGCCTTTCAATAATGCAAACTGAAATCCATTAATGCCTACCCATTCTATGGCACTGTAATCTATGTTCTCCTATAAATTCAACAAAAAGAATGACTCAAAGAGCTGGAGTCCTTCCCCTGTTTCTCTGACATTAAGAAGTTGCCAACAGAGCATTGTAGCTATCTATCCCCCTGTTGTCTCTTTTCCTCAATACTTGACCTTTTTGTAACCTACGAttgcttaataatttttattcttgtttataTTTGAAATTCCAAACCGGATATATGTTGTAGTCTGATCAGCCCCACCATCCTTCACTTTACCACTTAGAGTTTGACGGTCCAGAAAAAGTAAATGACTTCCCTGTTGTCATAGAAGGAGCACATGGAAGAGCatagatttgagctcagttctgattccaagtccattgctctcTCCAGACACAAACCCCATCCCAGTTCTAtggctgtgtgagcttgggcaaatcacttccatatctagcctcagtttactcctctgtaaaattagggggttggccCGGATGATCCATAGCTTAAATTCCAGtctttatatattaataaaaataattttctagcaaATTTTCCTGTCTTCCCATCCCAAGCACAGTGAGAGTTGTTTGCTCTCCGTGGTCCTGAAATCAAGTTTTTCCCAGCCCAAGATCACAAACCTCACACTTTCATCCCTTGTATATTGGCCCTGGTGCTCCAGATGTCAACCTATGGCCCTGGCAAGTTGAGAAGGATAATAGATATAACATTATGctgttgtttgtgtgtgtgtgtgtgtggggggggtgtcaaAGGCAGCCAAGAGGGATAGTAAAGCTGAACAAATTCTGGAATTCACCTAAAGTAGATGTAAGTAGGACCATGGGATAACCCCTAGGGATAAAGCTTAAGGCGAGCTATCCAGAGGAAAGATTAATGGGTGGATACACTAAGATGAATGGATGCCTGTAAAAGGTTGATTGGATTAAATAACAAATCTGTTAATAGGTTAATTAGCTAGTTAATCGCAAAGGCAGATGGATTTGCTGGTGTCTTTAGTGGACAGATCCTTAGGAAAGGAATGAGCTCACTACAGAAGGTCTTAGTAGGTGGGGTTATGAAGCAGAAAGCAGGTCTCTAGGCTTCTCCTTAAAGGGATCATGAATACCACAGGCCACTAGTGTGTAGGAGGAAGTGGGAACACTTCCTGATCACTTCTTGAGAACTTAGCTGGAGATTGGTGTGAGAAAGGTAGAGAAGACAAAGGACTATCTTGAAGTTTGTTCTTCATCTCAGTTAAGGAAAGGACAAAGGTTTACTTTGCATTGGGCGGGGGGCTGTCAGAAAAATATACCCAATTGGAAATCAGGGTGAGATGTGAAGTACTTATTTCAAGACACATCTAAACCTTTAGGCAGCTGATTACTCTTCCTATGGTGATTTAAGTTTCAGTGAGCCTGAAGAttttcaggggtgggggagggtggccATATGGAATGTATGTAATGATCTCAACAAAGTCCAGCCTGTGGAACCAGTCACCCTTTTTTGTGGGTTTGTCCCCGTCTCAATCCTGCTGAGGCAAAAGAAACCTGGAGGAAAAGGGATACCAGATGCCAATtcaccatatatatataatcagacATTGGAAGAAGCCTTAGGTGCCATGTAGTTCACAATGGGGTTCCACACCGtgttccctgactccaaatcaaataTTCTTTCCCTTGCTCCCTGATACCTCTCCCACCCTCTTTGCATTCCTTCCCTAGGAGAGGAAGCAGCTGCCTGCCTTCCAGGGTGACAGCCCCACCTCTCCCTTGACTCTAGCAGCCTTCCTTGTGGGGGCCTTGCAGGCTTATTCCCACCCACATCTCCCCAGGGGCACctcaggggagaagaggaggagaaaaacttCTGTAACCTCCTAATTGGCTAGTCTCTCCCCTTACAACTCCCCCTTCCAGTAAAAACTAAAATTGAGGGGCATAGAAGAAGAGGTGGAAATCCCCAAGGAAGTTGATTTTCTTCAAACCAGATCCCTGTAGATGCCTCCAGTATTTTTTGTAGAGATTTCTCTGGGGTTGTGTTAGTATAAGGATGGTGCTATGGGGGGAGGAGGCAACTAGGCAGCCCAAGCTGGGCTTTGGGACCACTTACAGATCTGCAAGATAGAAACACTGGATTTTTCCTATCTTTGTCACTGATTCTACCAGTTTACTGTGGCTGTTTCTAAGTTGCCTCATTTCTCTGGTTTCCCTGCCTGTAAGAGGGAAGTGATTGGGAGAGGAGTAACTGAGGCTCTACCTTGGGCAATTAAGGTGGATATAGATCTAGAAGGGAACTCAAAGGACATTAGCCTGACCACGTtggacagatgatgaaactaaggcccaggaagTTTCAATGGCTTGCCCAATGTTCACAGGTCCTATCAGCAGAAAGATTTCAAGCCAGGTACTTAGACTCTAAGGCCACTGTGGCCTTTCCACTTTACTATGATGCCTTTCAAAATAGATCTTTCTTTCACTGGTTCAGACTTCCCTCAGCAGGGCTACTCTGCCAGAGGAAGAAGGAGGTTTTAAattggagagacagacagacagagaaagagagtgagagacagacatagagagagagcTGGGAAACCAGAactctagaattttattttggcCGTGAAACTTTGATGGTGCATCtgtgctttaatttcttcttcttcttttttttttttttttggtgaggcaattggggttaagtgacttgcccagggtcacacagctagtaagtgttaaatgtctgaggccagatttgaactcaggtactcctgaatccagggccggtgctctatccactgcgccatctagctgccccgctttaatttcttcttaaagGCTAATTCCTGACCAGCCTCTaaccctctcctctttttttttccttatttttttaaggcagtggaggttaagtgacttcccagagtcacacagctagtaagtgtctgagactgggtttgaactcaggtcctcctgaatccaaggctggtgccttatccactgcaccacctagctgccactctctcctctttttgaAGAGAGGTAGCAATCTCTTCAAAGTCCAAAAATGAGGAAAGGCTTAGAGTCtcattttcccatttggccaacaAGACCATAAGAGGGCTCAAGAGACTCAGAGTAAAAGCAAAGTAAAAGCTGGCCACTTTGGCTATAGATGCAACCTTAAAAGATGGGCTAAAAGTTTTTGTTTACACATTCTTTATTTCAGGAGCCTGCCACCACCATTCTTCAGGCTTTGCCCTGATTGAAACTCTTTATCTACTCTGTTTTGTGTCCTTGGCATTGGCATCCTGGCTGATGGAAATGCAGAGATAATAGTGGTCATGAAAGAGGCTGGGATGGCAACAATAAGGCCTGGTTACTGATGTGGTTGGACAGCATGATTTCTGGGTACCAATCTCTTTGTCTCACCAATAAAATCTCTGCAGTTTTAGTCAGAGAGGTTGCTACCATGAACCAGTCCTTCAGTCCTCTGAATGCTAGGTAACCCCACTGTGTCCTCATAGTTTTCTCCAATAACCTCTAGAAACTGTCTGCAGAGCTGTAAGACTTCCCTAATGAACAAGCCTGCCCCATAGCTCTGTCCCAATACTAATAATAGCTTACATATTATATAAAGGTCTATTTTCACATTCATTATCCTTCCTGTGGGAGGTTGGTTGGGACAGGTATAACTTATCCCAGGAGGGGTGGAGGAAGTATCAGAAAatgtgggagtggggagaaatctGGACTCAAAATCCTGGAGGATGTTGTAACCAGAAGCCAGGACTATGAAGTGAGGATCCCCTAATATCACACTCAGTGGGAAAGCGTCTGGGATGTGGTAAAGAGACAAAGGACCAGGAAAGCAGTGTGTCAGCTtggagaaagcactggatttgtagtTAAATGaccaggacttgaatccaggcttACCTACTACTAACCATGGCCAGCCTGCTTTTACTCTGGGGGGGGGGTCTTGACCCTTCATCTGGGGATCCTTGTTACTCAAGTGGAAGAATGAGAGTCTAAGACTTTCCtcgtatttgttttttgttttgttttgttttgttttggtgaggcaattggggttaagcgacttgcccagctagtaagtgttaagtgtctgaggtcggatttgaactcaggtcctcctgaatccagggccagtgctctttccactgcgccacctagctgcccctttcctcgTATTTGAACTTCGAAGAGATGCCCATTTTTACCTCTCTTCGAAAACAGGAGAGGATTAGAAGCTGGTGAGGAATTAGCCTTTAAGAAAAAActgcatttgacacttactacctacgtgatcctgggcaagtcacttaaccctcattgccccctccaaaataaaaacaaacagacagatagatagatagatagatagatagatagatagatagatagatagatagatagattagatagatagataagaaagaactgatgagccATCAAAATCCCATGGccaaaataaaattagatctagAGTTCTGGTTTCCCAGGCTCACCTATTATTAACCTTCATCTATTACTATCAAATAAGGTAGTAGGCAGATCTATAAAaacatacatgtaaatatgtatttcTGCATATGAgtacatagaaaaataattatttataaatgtgttaattgctttgcaaaccttgtcACTATAGAAATAGTATTATTAAAGAggcaagtcccaactaaaatctcacctcttaAAGGGAGTTTATCCTCATCCCTTtttattccagtgccttccctctgttgattcttTCCCATTCATCCCGTACATAGATTGTTTATAAATAGCTATTTGCATGcttctctctcattagactgtgagcaggaactgtcttttattggggtttttttttttttgtggggaaatgagggttaagggacttgcccagggtcacacagctactaagtgtcaagtgtctgaggctggatttgaactcaggtcctcctgaatccagggccggtagtctatccactgcaccatgtagctgcccttagggactgtcttttacatttctttgtatccccagcacttagcacagtgcctggcacagaatttGTGATTCAATAATGTAGACTGACTGACTGGttacttgagttcaagtctcgCTACTGACTTttcaaccctaggcaagtcacaacttctaagGGTTCCAGGCAACTCTATAAGACataagctaggggcagctaggtggtgcagtggatagagagcactggccttggattcaggaggacctgagttcaaatccgacctcagacacttaacacttactagctgtgtgaccctcggcaagtcacttaaccccaattgtctcactaaaaaaaaaaaaaaaagacataagctGCAGAGAAGGTGAGGACCagcattgggagagggagttaGCTCCCTGTGTCAGTGAAAGtacaggtccagttcctatccctTATTACTATTATCTTGATTTGGTCAACTCattttaggtctcagtttcctcccctgaaaAACGAGGAGATTGGACAAGGAAGGAAAGGCAAGGTAATGtagtgatgaaaaatgctggTAGTGGATGGAGTCTgggggctgagttcaaatctcattccATTTACTACTTGTGCAATTAATAATAGCTGCCCTTTACAAATCTTAATCTcagggcggctagatagcacagtggataaagcaccagccctggattcaggagtacctgagttcaaatccggcctcggacacttgacacttactagctgtgtgaccctaggcaagtcacttaacaccccattgctccgcaaaaaaccaaaacaaaacaaatcttaaTCTTATTCATTGCACACAATACCCATGTCTGTCTTTAAAAGGGGGGTTTGGACTGTATACAAATGGATTTGCTCAGCTCATAACATGCAAACTGGGGACTGGAACCCCAATTTTGGTGGACTCTAGATTAATGAAAGCAACCTATGCAGATAGAGTAGGAATCAACACTGAAAAAAATGGAGTCCAAATACTGCCTCTCCCCTGTAGGCAAACTCTAAGCACTCTCCCTCCCTACCTGCAGTGTGTTGACAGGGAAGGCGCTGATGGGCGGGAAATCGAGGATCTGGAG is part of the Dromiciops gliroides isolate mDroGli1 chromosome 4, mDroGli1.pri, whole genome shotgun sequence genome and encodes:
- the RASL10B gene encoding ras-like protein family member 10B, with amino-acid sequence MVSTYRVAVLGARGVGKSAIVRQFLYNEFSEVCVPTTARRLYLPAVVMNGHVHDLQILDFPPISAFPVNTLQEWADACCRGLRSVHAYILVYDICCFDSFEYVKTIRQQILETRVIGTSETPIIIVGNKRDLQRGRVIPRWNVSHLVRKTWKCGYVECSAKYNWHILLLFSELLKSVGCARCKHVHAALRFQGALRRNRCTIM